A single window of Micrococcaceae bacterium Sec5.1 DNA harbors:
- the hisB gene encoding imidazoleglycerol-phosphate dehydratase HisB, producing the protein MSETGATPSADRTARMERTTSESSVLVEINLDGTGVSDISTTVPFYDHMLTALCKHSLIDMTVKATGDTHIDAHHTVEDVAITFGEVLRTALGNKAGIRRFGEATVPLDEALAHAVVDVSGRPYLVHGGEPAGQEYHLIGGHFTGSLTRHVFEAITLHAGICLHMNVLAGRDPHHIVEAQFKAFARALRSAVESDPRVEGIPSTKGAL; encoded by the coding sequence ATGAGCGAAACCGGCGCCACGCCGTCCGCTGACCGCACTGCGCGCATGGAGCGCACCACCAGCGAATCCTCCGTCCTGGTGGAGATCAACCTGGATGGCACCGGTGTCTCGGACATCAGCACCACGGTTCCCTTCTATGACCACATGCTGACGGCGTTGTGCAAGCACTCCCTGATCGACATGACCGTCAAGGCCACGGGTGACACCCACATCGATGCCCACCACACCGTGGAGGATGTGGCCATTACTTTTGGTGAGGTCTTGCGTACTGCCTTGGGCAACAAAGCCGGAATCCGCCGCTTTGGTGAAGCTACGGTTCCATTGGACGAAGCCTTGGCGCACGCTGTCGTGGATGTTTCGGGGCGCCCATATCTGGTACACGGAGGAGAACCCGCGGGGCAGGAGTACCACCTCATCGGTGGCCACTTCACGGGTTCGTTGACCCGTCACGTCTTTGAAGCCATCACGTTGCACGCCGGTATCTGCCTGCACATGAACGTCCTTGCAGGCCGCGATCCGCACCACATCGTCGAGGCCCAGTTCAAAGCCTTCGCGCGGGCTCTTCGCTCGGCAGTGGAGTCGGATCCCCGAGTCGAGGGCATTCCATCCACCAAGGGGGCGCTATGA
- a CDS encoding histidinol-phosphate transaminase: MSDQLERLDRLPLRTNLRGLSPYGAPQLDVPILLNVNENTHGVPADVQAAITEAVAAAATGLNRYPDREFTELRESLADYLGHGLSADNIWAANGSNEVLQQILQAFGGPGRKALGFPPTYSMYPLLASGTDTEYVRGVRADDYGLDAASAAAQVKETGANIVFLCSPNNPTGTGLGLDVVEAVYEAGDASQAIVIVDEAYHEFAHDNTPSALTLLPGRERLIVSRTMSKAFALAGARLGYMAAAPEVTDAIRLVRLPYHLSAVTQATALAALNHREALMADVEDIKVQRDRIVTELLRMGLKPAASDSNYVFFGGLSNPHAIWQGLLDAGVLIRDVGIPGHLRVTAGTEKETTAFLEALEALLDSPASQPN; this comes from the coding sequence GTGAGTGACCAGCTTGAGCGACTTGACCGACTTCCCCTCCGGACCAACCTGCGTGGACTGAGCCCCTATGGCGCGCCGCAGCTTGATGTCCCCATTTTGCTCAACGTCAACGAGAACACCCATGGCGTGCCGGCCGATGTGCAAGCGGCCATTACCGAGGCCGTTGCGGCCGCGGCCACGGGCCTGAACCGATACCCTGACCGCGAGTTCACCGAACTTCGTGAATCCCTCGCCGATTACCTCGGTCACGGGCTTTCCGCGGACAACATCTGGGCGGCCAACGGCTCCAACGAGGTCCTGCAGCAGATTCTGCAGGCCTTCGGAGGTCCGGGGCGCAAGGCATTGGGCTTCCCTCCCACGTATTCCATGTACCCGTTGCTTGCCAGTGGCACGGACACTGAGTACGTCCGTGGAGTGCGAGCTGATGACTATGGCCTGGACGCGGCTTCTGCTGCCGCCCAGGTGAAGGAGACTGGCGCGAATATCGTGTTCCTGTGCTCTCCGAACAACCCCACGGGAACGGGACTGGGGCTGGACGTCGTCGAAGCTGTGTACGAAGCCGGCGATGCCAGCCAGGCTATCGTCATCGTGGACGAGGCCTACCACGAGTTTGCGCACGACAACACGCCGAGCGCGCTGACGCTTCTTCCCGGGCGGGAGCGTTTGATCGTCTCGCGCACCATGAGCAAGGCCTTTGCCCTTGCAGGTGCACGCCTGGGCTACATGGCCGCCGCACCTGAGGTTACTGATGCCATCAGGCTCGTCCGGCTGCCGTACCACCTCTCAGCGGTCACGCAAGCCACGGCCCTGGCTGCCCTCAACCACCGCGAAGCGCTCATGGCCGACGTCGAGGACATCAAGGTCCAACGCGACCGCATTGTGACCGAGCTCCTCCGAATGGGACTCAAGCCTGCGGCCTCGGACTCAAACTACGTTTTCTTCGGTGGGCTTTCGAACCCGCACGCGATCTGGCAGGGCCTGCTGGATGCGGGCGTCCTGATCCGTGACGTCGGCATTCCAGGACACCTGCGGGTGACTGCGGGAACGGAAAAGGAAACAACGGCCTTCCTTGAGGCCTTGGAAGCCCTTCTGGACAGCCCTGCGTCCCAGCCCAACTAA
- the miaB gene encoding tRNA (N6-isopentenyl adenosine(37)-C2)-methylthiotransferase MiaB: MNVHDSERMAGLLEDAGYVPADGEVADIVVFNTCAVRENADNKLYGNLGQLRQVKAAHPGMQIAVGGCLAQKDRETIVKKAPWVDAVFGTHNVGALPALLKRARHNNEAQLEILESLDVFPSTLPTKRDSVYSGWVSISVGCNNTCTFCIVPSLRGKEKDRRPGEILAEIQALVDDGAVEVTLLGQNVNSYGVEFGDRQAFSKLLRACGEIEGLERVRFTSPHPAAFTDDVIDAMAETPNVMPQLHMPLQSGSDKVLKDMRRSYRSSKFLGILDKVRERIPNAAITTDIIVGFPGETEEDFQATLDVVEKSRFATAFTFQYSKRPDTPAAELPEQLPKAVVQERFERLTALQDRIAAEENAKQLGCRVEVLVTAQSGRKAEETHRLSGRSKDQRLVHFSVPDGAQTPRPGDFVTVTITEAAAFHLVADPASLDDYMLRRSRAGDAWDRSQADSCGVPSAGAASGKKGVSLGMPSLPVRGA, encoded by the coding sequence ATGAACGTCCACGATTCCGAACGTATGGCCGGCCTCCTTGAGGACGCCGGCTACGTGCCCGCGGACGGTGAGGTTGCGGACATTGTGGTGTTCAACACGTGCGCCGTTCGGGAAAATGCCGACAACAAGCTCTATGGAAACCTTGGCCAGCTTCGGCAGGTCAAAGCAGCCCACCCTGGCATGCAGATCGCTGTTGGTGGCTGCCTCGCCCAGAAGGACCGGGAAACCATCGTCAAGAAGGCTCCTTGGGTTGACGCTGTCTTTGGCACCCACAACGTAGGCGCACTTCCGGCACTGCTGAAGCGGGCGCGGCACAACAACGAGGCCCAACTTGAAATCCTGGAATCGCTGGACGTCTTCCCCTCCACCCTTCCCACCAAGCGCGACTCCGTCTATTCCGGCTGGGTTTCGATTTCAGTAGGTTGCAACAACACGTGCACGTTCTGCATCGTGCCCTCCCTTCGTGGCAAGGAGAAGGACCGCCGTCCGGGAGAAATCCTGGCGGAAATTCAGGCCTTGGTGGACGACGGCGCCGTGGAAGTCACGTTGCTGGGCCAGAACGTGAATTCCTACGGGGTTGAGTTCGGTGACCGCCAGGCCTTCTCCAAGCTCCTTCGGGCCTGTGGGGAAATTGAAGGCCTTGAGCGCGTGCGCTTCACCAGTCCGCACCCAGCCGCATTTACTGACGACGTCATTGATGCCATGGCCGAGACACCCAATGTGATGCCGCAGCTGCACATGCCCCTTCAATCGGGCTCGGACAAGGTCCTCAAGGACATGCGGCGCTCGTACCGGTCCAGCAAGTTCCTGGGCATCCTGGACAAGGTTCGTGAGCGGATCCCCAACGCGGCCATCACTACGGACATCATTGTTGGCTTCCCGGGTGAAACCGAGGAGGATTTCCAAGCGACCCTTGACGTCGTGGAGAAATCGCGGTTCGCCACAGCCTTCACCTTCCAGTACTCCAAACGGCCTGATACGCCGGCCGCCGAGCTCCCGGAGCAACTTCCCAAAGCAGTGGTCCAGGAGCGCTTTGAACGTCTGACCGCCCTGCAGGACCGTATCGCGGCGGAGGAGAACGCCAAGCAACTGGGTTGCCGTGTGGAAGTGCTGGTGACAGCGCAGTCCGGCCGCAAAGCAGAGGAAACGCACCGGTTGTCTGGCCGATCCAAGGATCAGCGACTCGTTCATTTCTCAGTACCTGACGGTGCGCAAACCCCTCGCCCCGGGGACTTTGTCACCGTGACCATTACCGAAGCCGCGGCATTCCACCTGGTTGCCGATCCTGCAAGCCTGGACGATTACATGTTGCGCCGGTCGAGGGCGGGTGACGCCTGGGATCGCTCGCAGGCAGATTCCTGCGGTGTTCCCAGTGCTGGTGCGGCCTCGGGCAAGAAGGGTGTGTCCTTGGGCATGCCGTCGCTGCCTGTTCGCGGCGCCTGA
- a CDS encoding LysM peptidoglycan-binding domain-containing protein: MSAISTFHEFRNTPAPTRLRLTRRGRIVFFGIPAMLLLAALLSLAGFINSPAKASDSQSQLQPPVAVTVTVQPGQSLWGIAGAAAPERDPRDVIAEIIQLNDLRGGRIQPGQQLFVPAN, encoded by the coding sequence ATGTCCGCAATCTCTACGTTCCACGAATTCCGCAACACCCCGGCGCCTACGCGTCTCCGGCTTACCCGGCGCGGCAGGATCGTGTTCTTCGGCATCCCCGCCATGCTGCTGCTTGCCGCGCTGCTGAGCCTTGCCGGCTTCATCAACTCTCCGGCCAAGGCTTCGGATTCCCAGTCCCAACTGCAGCCGCCGGTGGCCGTCACGGTTACTGTCCAGCCCGGGCAGTCACTGTGGGGCATCGCCGGTGCGGCTGCGCCGGAGCGGGACCCGCGTGATGTCATCGCAGAAATCATCCAGTTGAACGATCTCCGCGGGGGACGCATCCAACCCGGCCAGCAACTGTTCGTTCCCGCGAACTGA
- the miaA gene encoding tRNA (adenosine(37)-N6)-dimethylallyltransferase MiaA yields the protein MALSHAAPPVIAVVGPTGSGKSDLAVELALALNGEVINADALQFYRGMDIGTAKITVDERKGVPHHLLDTKDVTEEASVADFQAECRAVINDIHARGKRAIMVGGSGLYVRAALDVLEFPGTDPDLRKRLEDEWETFGLAPLRARLEKVDPVSAGRLGDARRVIRALEVYGMTGRPFSSFMPQREYFQPALQIGLSVDREVLRERLAIRVHRMVDAGLLQEVERLDAAGLRRGKTASRALGYAQFLRVLDSEVSVPEAAEETIVATRQFARRQLTWFRADPRIAWLDWQDSELVSKAVALA from the coding sequence ATGGCCCTCTCCCATGCCGCGCCGCCGGTGATTGCCGTCGTCGGGCCAACCGGGTCCGGTAAATCGGACCTGGCCGTCGAGCTGGCCCTTGCACTCAATGGCGAGGTCATCAACGCTGACGCCCTGCAGTTCTATCGCGGCATGGACATCGGTACGGCCAAGATCACTGTGGACGAACGCAAGGGCGTGCCACATCATCTGCTGGACACAAAGGACGTCACGGAGGAAGCCAGCGTGGCGGACTTCCAAGCGGAATGCCGCGCCGTCATCAATGACATCCACGCCCGGGGCAAGCGGGCCATCATGGTGGGCGGCTCTGGCCTCTACGTGCGGGCCGCCCTGGATGTACTGGAGTTCCCCGGCACGGACCCCGACTTGCGAAAACGGCTTGAGGACGAATGGGAAACCTTCGGTCTGGCGCCGTTGCGGGCCCGGCTTGAAAAGGTGGATCCCGTCTCGGCAGGCCGTCTGGGGGATGCCCGGCGGGTGATCAGGGCCCTGGAGGTTTACGGAATGACAGGACGCCCGTTCAGCTCGTTCATGCCACAACGCGAGTACTTCCAGCCGGCCCTGCAGATTGGCCTGTCTGTGGACCGCGAGGTCCTGCGGGAGCGGCTGGCGATCCGCGTACACCGGATGGTGGATGCGGGGTTGCTGCAGGAAGTGGAACGGCTTGATGCGGCCGGGCTGCGGCGCGGCAAGACAGCCTCGCGTGCACTGGGATATGCACAGTTCCTTAGGGTGCTCGACTCCGAAGTCAGCGTCCCGGAGGCAGCTGAAGAAACCATTGTGGCCACGAGGCAGTTCGCCCGGCGACAATTGACGTGGTTTCGGGCCGATCCGCGGATCGCGTGGCTCGATTGGCAGGATTCGGAGCTCGTGTCCAAAGCAGTCGCGCTGGCCTAG
- the lexA gene encoding transcriptional repressor LexA translates to MAAKATGGGAPLRSQQPQKSPKSLTVRQKKILETIQRSVNDNGYPPSMREIGDTVGLASLSSVTHQLSQLEKLGYLRRDPKRPRAMEVLMPLTLDGGTIPGVEAATTLRSAGGLAVTELASASDTAMVPLVGRIAAGGPILADQTIEDVLPLPRQLVGHGELFMLKVAGDSMIDAAICDGDWVVVRRQNDAINGDIVAALLDDEATVKTFRQRDGHTWLLPQNTQYEPILGDQATIMGKVVSVLRSL, encoded by the coding sequence ATGGCAGCGAAAGCCACCGGCGGCGGGGCACCCCTGCGGAGCCAGCAGCCTCAAAAGAGTCCCAAAAGCCTGACTGTCCGGCAGAAGAAAATCCTGGAAACCATCCAGCGGTCCGTCAATGACAACGGCTATCCGCCCAGCATGCGCGAAATTGGTGACACCGTTGGTCTGGCGAGCCTGTCCAGCGTCACCCATCAGCTCTCCCAGTTGGAGAAGCTGGGCTACCTGCGCAGAGATCCCAAGCGCCCCCGCGCCATGGAAGTCCTCATGCCTTTGACCCTTGACGGCGGGACAATTCCCGGAGTCGAAGCAGCTACCACACTGCGTAGTGCAGGTGGACTCGCCGTGACGGAGTTGGCCAGTGCCAGCGACACTGCCATGGTGCCCCTGGTGGGACGCATCGCGGCCGGTGGCCCCATCCTCGCAGACCAGACTATTGAGGACGTCCTGCCCCTGCCCCGGCAACTGGTGGGCCACGGCGAACTGTTCATGCTGAAGGTCGCTGGTGACTCCATGATCGATGCCGCAATTTGTGACGGTGACTGGGTAGTTGTCCGGCGCCAGAATGACGCCATCAACGGTGACATCGTGGCAGCACTCCTGGATGACGAAGCCACGGTAAAAACCTTCCGCCAGCGGGACGGCCACACATGGCTGCTCCCCCAGAACACGCAGTACGAACCGATACTGGGAGACCAGGCCACCATTATGGGCAAGGTCGTCTCGGTCCTGCGCTCCCTTTAG
- a CDS encoding ATP-dependent DNA helicase has translation MVEKVAADAVESVGEKFTLELLDKAVAGMGGQSRSGQHEMARQVTRAIESGEHLLVQAGTGTGKSLAYLIPLIAHSMDSDKPTLVSTATLALQTQIVGRDLPRLLETISPALERPVNVALVKGRANYVCLQKLEGGFPSEEPSEGQLFSLGEDTSVPHFAAAVGGPSSQLGKEVVRLREWAEKTATGDRDELMPGVTDRAWRQVSVTSMECLGAQKCPLAEECFSEQARARAAEADVVVTNHAMLAVSAFEGLAVLPEYDVVVVDEAHELQDRVTGAVTGQLSVAMVHAAASSARKHTAITVDALNAAADRLDMAIAGVPNGLLPNGLNDEQLDCLDQLRDATRAALSDSKTDSSNAVDGGRQLARSRLMLILELCERMLAAKENREVVWFSRNSTFDPQQGYSPPDETAPALINIAPLSVAGRLREGLFAGHTVVLTSATLAIGSAFEPAAGGLGLIGEGAPSWTGLDVGSPFDYPKQGVLYVAKHLPKPGRGTSPEALDELEDLIRASGGGALCLFSSRRAAEEAAEAMRPRLDVDILCQGESTMAALVKQFADEPDTCLFGTMSLWQGVDVPGGSCRLVVIDRIPFPRPDDPLMTARSRAVAQSGGNGFMAVSATHAAIRLAQGAGRLIRSTGDKGVVAVLDSRLSTERYGAFLRAALPPFWATTDRNVVRGVLERLGAKTT, from the coding sequence ATGGTTGAGAAGGTGGCGGCGGACGCCGTCGAGTCGGTGGGGGAGAAGTTCACCCTCGAGTTGTTGGACAAAGCAGTTGCTGGAATGGGCGGTCAAAGCCGTTCAGGCCAGCACGAAATGGCACGGCAAGTCACCAGGGCCATCGAGTCCGGTGAACATTTGCTGGTCCAGGCGGGAACGGGAACGGGTAAGTCCTTGGCTTACCTGATTCCGTTGATCGCCCATTCCATGGACAGCGACAAACCGACGCTGGTGTCCACCGCTACCTTGGCCCTGCAAACACAGATTGTGGGCAGGGACCTGCCCCGGCTATTGGAGACCATAAGCCCGGCCCTCGAGCGTCCTGTGAACGTGGCACTCGTCAAGGGCCGGGCGAACTATGTTTGCCTGCAAAAGCTGGAGGGCGGCTTCCCCAGCGAAGAGCCGTCCGAGGGCCAACTTTTTTCCCTGGGTGAGGACACCAGCGTGCCGCATTTCGCAGCGGCGGTTGGCGGCCCGTCGTCGCAATTGGGCAAGGAAGTGGTCCGGCTCCGCGAGTGGGCCGAAAAGACGGCCACGGGCGACCGCGATGAACTGATGCCGGGGGTGACGGATCGGGCCTGGAGGCAGGTCTCCGTGACGTCAATGGAGTGTTTGGGGGCACAGAAGTGCCCACTCGCTGAGGAATGCTTCAGCGAGCAGGCACGGGCCCGGGCGGCTGAGGCGGACGTCGTGGTCACCAACCATGCCATGCTTGCCGTCAGTGCCTTCGAAGGGCTTGCTGTACTGCCCGAGTACGACGTCGTTGTGGTTGATGAAGCTCATGAGCTGCAGGACAGGGTCACGGGGGCCGTCACGGGCCAGCTGTCCGTAGCAATGGTGCATGCTGCGGCTTCGAGCGCGCGTAAGCACACCGCCATTACCGTAGACGCCCTGAACGCGGCAGCCGACCGACTGGACATGGCCATTGCCGGAGTCCCCAACGGACTGCTGCCCAACGGGCTCAACGACGAACAACTGGACTGCCTGGACCAACTGCGTGATGCCACACGCGCTGCGTTGTCTGACTCGAAGACTGACTCTTCAAACGCGGTCGACGGCGGCCGGCAGCTTGCGCGCTCACGGCTCATGCTCATTCTGGAACTGTGCGAGCGGATGCTCGCAGCCAAGGAGAACCGTGAAGTGGTGTGGTTCTCCAGGAACAGCACCTTCGATCCCCAGCAGGGGTACTCCCCGCCGGATGAGACCGCGCCCGCACTGATCAACATCGCTCCGCTTAGCGTTGCCGGCCGGCTGCGGGAAGGCCTTTTCGCAGGGCACACAGTGGTGCTTACTTCTGCCACGCTCGCTATTGGATCCGCCTTTGAGCCTGCCGCCGGTGGCCTGGGGCTGATTGGAGAGGGTGCACCGAGCTGGACTGGGTTGGACGTCGGATCGCCTTTTGATTATCCGAAGCAGGGCGTCCTTTACGTGGCCAAGCACCTGCCCAAGCCCGGCAGGGGCACTTCTCCCGAGGCACTGGATGAGCTTGAAGACCTCATCCGTGCTTCCGGTGGGGGAGCCCTGTGCCTCTTCTCCTCACGTCGGGCGGCCGAGGAAGCCGCAGAGGCGATGCGTCCACGTCTGGATGTGGACATCCTCTGCCAAGGCGAATCCACTATGGCAGCGCTCGTGAAGCAGTTTGCCGACGAACCGGACACCTGCCTCTTTGGCACGATGTCCTTGTGGCAGGGCGTCGACGTCCCTGGCGGTTCATGCCGCCTTGTGGTGATTGACCGCATTCCGTTCCCGAGGCCGGACGACCCGCTGATGACCGCACGCTCGCGAGCTGTTGCGCAGTCCGGGGGCAACGGGTTCATGGCGGTGTCAGCTACGCACGCGGCAATTCGCCTGGCACAGGGGGCAGGACGCCTCATTCGCTCCACTGGCGACAAAGGCGTGGTCGCCGTGCTGGACTCACGGCTTTCCACGGAACGGTACGGCGCGTTCCTGCGCGCAGCTTTGCCACCCTTCTGGGCAACGACGGATCGCAATGTTGTGCGCGGCGTCCTGGAACGCTTGGGCGCAAAGACAACGTAG
- a CDS encoding methyltransferase, producing the protein MESAHYFSAQPAGPFTRKPLTVELAGATRHVQTSSGIFSPDGVDKGTKVLLAEVPPPSPRGNLLDIGCGWGPVALTMGLMAPLAQVYAVDVNERCITLANENAAALGLNNVKASLPDEVDPGVEFDTIWSNPPIRIGKDELHSLLLTWLPRLAPGGNAWMVVQKNLGSDSLQRWLANELDKSFTVSRESTSKSFRILRVRKASH; encoded by the coding sequence ATGGAGTCTGCACACTATTTCAGCGCCCAACCGGCCGGTCCGTTCACCCGCAAGCCCCTCACTGTGGAACTGGCTGGAGCTACCCGTCATGTGCAGACGTCGTCGGGCATCTTCAGCCCCGACGGTGTGGACAAGGGCACCAAGGTACTTTTGGCCGAGGTTCCACCGCCTTCGCCCCGGGGCAACCTGCTGGATATTGGGTGCGGTTGGGGTCCTGTCGCCCTCACGATGGGGCTCATGGCGCCCCTGGCACAGGTCTACGCCGTGGATGTCAACGAGCGCTGCATCACGTTGGCCAACGAGAACGCGGCTGCCCTGGGCTTGAACAACGTGAAGGCCAGCCTCCCGGATGAGGTAGACCCCGGCGTCGAATTCGACACGATCTGGTCCAACCCGCCGATCCGCATCGGCAAGGACGAACTACACTCGCTGCTACTAACGTGGCTGCCCCGGCTGGCACCTGGCGGCAACGCGTGGATGGTGGTTCAGAAAAACCTGGGCTCGGACTCCCTCCAACGCTGGCTGGCCAACGAACTGGACAAGTCCTTCACGGTTTCCCGCGAGAGCACCTCCAAGTCCTTCAGGATCCTTCGCGTCAGGAAAGCGTCCCACTAG
- the dapF gene encoding diaminopimelate epimerase, whose protein sequence is MDQTAAVPAQQSAAAGAPVPTASLSGLAFSKGHGTGNDFVLIADPGDVHEISPEQVAQLCERHRGIGGDGLIRAVPSRYLPEGRVLLEQDASAEWFMDYRNGDGSLSEMCGNGVRVFVHFLIAQGLVELGPGQSLTIGTRGGIKKIVRTADGYAVDMGPWEFIFPAEAQSKAMDALVSADGLEVARPGLSVSMGNPHTVVALAELSELSATKLFTAPAVDPKPANGTNVEFVVPAEPLVHDGVGTITMRVHERGVGETQSCGTGACAAAVAIRHWAGSSAPNSWHVNVPGGVVDVKFFPGEDGREHVELSGPAVIVASGTLS, encoded by the coding sequence ATGGATCAAACCGCCGCAGTTCCCGCCCAGCAGTCCGCCGCTGCGGGCGCCCCCGTGCCCACTGCCAGCCTTTCCGGCTTGGCGTTTTCCAAGGGCCATGGAACGGGCAATGATTTCGTCCTGATTGCTGATCCCGGTGATGTCCACGAGATCTCTCCCGAGCAAGTAGCACAGCTGTGCGAAAGGCATCGGGGGATAGGTGGCGACGGTCTTATCCGTGCTGTTCCTTCGCGGTATCTGCCCGAAGGCCGCGTCCTGCTCGAGCAGGACGCCTCTGCGGAATGGTTCATGGACTACCGTAACGGCGATGGCTCGTTGTCGGAGATGTGCGGCAACGGCGTCCGCGTCTTCGTGCATTTCCTGATCGCCCAAGGCTTGGTTGAGCTCGGGCCGGGTCAATCCTTGACCATCGGAACACGTGGCGGGATTAAGAAGATTGTGCGCACGGCCGACGGCTATGCCGTGGATATGGGCCCGTGGGAATTCATTTTCCCTGCAGAAGCACAAAGCAAAGCCATGGATGCCTTGGTCAGCGCAGACGGCCTGGAAGTGGCCAGGCCCGGCCTCTCCGTCAGCATGGGCAACCCGCACACTGTGGTTGCGCTTGCCGAGCTCAGCGAACTCTCCGCTACGAAATTATTCACCGCTCCGGCAGTGGATCCCAAGCCTGCCAACGGCACCAATGTCGAGTTTGTAGTACCCGCAGAGCCGCTGGTTCACGACGGTGTGGGAACCATCACCATGCGCGTCCACGAGCGTGGAGTCGGCGAAACCCAATCGTGTGGCACCGGGGCTTGTGCCGCCGCCGTCGCGATCCGTCATTGGGCTGGCAGCAGCGCCCCCAACTCTTGGCACGTCAACGTTCCCGGTGGCGTGGTGGACGTGAAGTTCTTCCCGGGTGAGGATGGCCGGGAACACGTTGAGCTCAGCGGCCCCGCAGTCATTGTGGCTAGTGGGACGCTTTCCTGA
- the hflX gene encoding GTPase HflX: MTTQKHSGSDSDAQDMSPEQIQAVIDRILSKDVPAQASDDNDAKGVFGRAQAISTLDHEHSIYDGDQEDLADRRALRRTAGLSTELEDVTEVEYRQLRLERVVLAGLWTEGTLADAENSLRELAALAETAGSEVLDGLVQRRTKPDPGTFLGSGKAQELKDIVAATGADTVVVDTELSPSQRRGLEDIVKVKVVDRTTLILDIFAQHAKSREGKAQVELAQLEYLLPRLRGWGDSMSRQAGGQVGGAGAGMGSRGPGETKIELDRRRIRTRMAKLRREIAAMKPARETKRANRRRNAVPSVAIAGYTNAGKSSLLNRLTDAGVLVENALFATLDPTVRKAQTPDGIGYTLADTVGFVRSLPTQLVEAFRSTLEEVADADLILHVVDASHPDPEGQIAAVRAVFTEVDARKVPEIIVLNKVDVADPFVVERLKQKEPRHAVVSTRTGQGIPELLEEISRSIPRPGVRLEVLIPYDRGDMVNKLHNSDSEILSLEHEENGTRVVAMVREGLAAELESFVSNG; this comes from the coding sequence ATGACCACCCAGAAGCACTCCGGATCCGATTCCGACGCCCAGGACATGAGTCCTGAACAAATCCAGGCCGTCATTGACCGGATTCTTTCCAAGGATGTACCCGCACAGGCATCCGATGACAATGATGCCAAAGGTGTTTTCGGCAGGGCACAAGCGATCTCCACGCTTGACCACGAACACAGCATTTACGACGGCGACCAGGAAGACCTGGCGGACCGACGTGCGCTCCGCCGCACCGCGGGCCTTTCCACCGAACTCGAAGACGTCACAGAGGTTGAGTACCGGCAGCTGCGCCTGGAGCGCGTTGTCCTGGCTGGCCTGTGGACAGAAGGCACTTTGGCTGACGCCGAGAATTCGCTTCGCGAACTCGCAGCATTGGCAGAGACAGCAGGATCCGAGGTCCTTGACGGCCTGGTTCAGCGGCGCACAAAGCCGGACCCCGGCACGTTCCTCGGATCGGGCAAGGCGCAGGAACTCAAGGACATCGTGGCCGCCACTGGCGCCGATACCGTGGTGGTCGACACCGAACTTTCCCCCTCGCAGCGACGCGGACTCGAGGACATCGTCAAGGTCAAGGTGGTGGACAGGACCACGCTGATCCTGGATATCTTCGCGCAGCATGCCAAGAGTCGCGAAGGTAAGGCACAGGTTGAACTCGCACAACTCGAGTACCTGCTCCCCAGGCTCCGTGGTTGGGGTGACTCCATGTCCCGTCAGGCCGGTGGCCAAGTGGGTGGAGCCGGTGCCGGTATGGGTTCCCGTGGTCCAGGCGAAACAAAGATCGAGCTCGATCGCCGAAGGATCCGGACGCGCATGGCCAAGCTGCGTCGGGAGATCGCCGCGATGAAGCCGGCGCGCGAGACCAAGCGGGCCAACCGCCGTCGTAATGCCGTGCCTTCGGTGGCTATCGCCGGCTACACCAACGCTGGAAAGTCTTCGCTCCTGAACCGGCTGACCGATGCTGGGGTGCTGGTGGAAAATGCCCTGTTCGCCACCCTGGACCCGACCGTCAGGAAGGCACAGACCCCGGATGGCATCGGCTACACGCTGGCTGACACCGTTGGATTCGTCCGCTCGCTGCCTACGCAGCTGGTGGAAGCCTTCCGCTCCACGTTGGAGGAAGTTGCGGACGCAGACCTGATCCTGCACGTCGTGGACGCCTCCCACCCGGACCCGGAAGGACAAATCGCAGCTGTGCGTGCTGTCTTCACCGAGGTGGACGCCCGCAAGGTTCCGGAAATCATCGTCCTGAACAAGGTGGACGTTGCGGATCCTTTCGTGGTGGAACGCCTGAAGCAGAAGGAGCCGCGGCACGCCGTGGTTTCCACCCGCACGGGCCAGGGCATACCTGAACTCCTCGAAGAGATCAGCCGGTCGATTCCCCGGCCGGGAGTCCGCCTCGAGGTCCTCATCCCGTACGACCGTGGTGACATGGTCAACAAGCTGCACAACTCCGATTCGGAAATCCTGAGCCTCGAGCACGAGGAAAACGGGACCCGCGTGGTGGCCATGGTCCGTGAGGGATTGGCCGCCGAGCTGGAGTCATTCGTCAGCAATGGTTGA